A genomic window from Tolypothrix sp. PCC 7910 includes:
- a CDS encoding macro domain-containing protein: MIEFKQGNLLEENAEALVNTVNCVGVMGKGIALQFKQAYPDNFRHYEKACKASEVQPGRMFTVATGSLFHPRYIINFPTKRHWKGKSKIEDIKSGLVALVTEVQKLGITSIAIPPLGCGNGGLEWFEVKLLIESAFAQLPDVRVIIFEPTGAPAAEKMPVATEKPKMTRARALFIHLLELYGIPGYELTKLEIQKLAYFLQEAGETLKLPYKEHKYGPYANDLNHALKRLEGHFIRGYGDGTSKADSAEIYVLSEGREAAEAFLETEIDAQERLERVGNLIYGFETPYGMELLATVHWVATKEPNPAQDSEQAIALVHQWSDRKRKLFKPEHIRKAWQRLYEQNWLNLKEEITS; this comes from the coding sequence ATGATTGAGTTTAAGCAAGGCAACCTATTAGAAGAAAATGCCGAAGCCTTAGTAAACACCGTTAATTGTGTCGGTGTCATGGGTAAAGGTATTGCCTTGCAATTTAAGCAAGCTTATCCTGACAACTTCCGCCACTATGAGAAAGCCTGTAAAGCTAGTGAAGTCCAGCCAGGGCGGATGTTTACCGTAGCAACAGGTAGTCTATTTCATCCTAGATACATAATTAACTTCCCCACTAAGCGTCACTGGAAAGGTAAGTCAAAAATAGAAGATATTAAAAGTGGACTGGTGGCTTTAGTTACAGAAGTGCAGAAATTAGGTATTACTTCAATTGCTATTCCACCTTTAGGATGCGGAAATGGAGGTTTGGAATGGTTTGAAGTGAAGCTTTTGATAGAATCAGCCTTTGCTCAACTGCCGGATGTAAGGGTAATTATCTTTGAACCGACAGGCGCACCAGCGGCAGAAAAAATGCCTGTTGCTACTGAAAAGCCAAAAATGACCCGCGCTCGTGCTTTGTTTATTCACTTGCTGGAACTGTACGGAATTCCAGGTTATGAGTTAACTAAGTTAGAAATTCAAAAACTTGCCTATTTCCTGCAAGAAGCTGGAGAAACTTTAAAGCTGCCTTATAAAGAACATAAATATGGCCCCTATGCTAACGATCTCAATCATGCGTTGAAACGCCTCGAAGGGCATTTCATTCGCGGTTATGGTGACGGAACCAGCAAAGCCGACAGTGCTGAAATTTATGTATTATCAGAAGGTAGAGAAGCAGCAGAAGCTTTTTTAGAAACAGAAATAGATGCCCAGGAGCGTTTAGAGCGAGTTGGCAACCTCATATATGGCTTTGAAACACCTTACGGTATGGAACTGCTAGCCACAGTTCATTGGGTTGCAACCAAAGAACCTAACCCAGCACAAGATAGTGAGCAGGCGATCGCCCTGGTGCATCAATGGAGCGATCGTAAGCGCAAGCTATTTAAACCTGAACATATTCGCAAAGCTTGGCAGCGTTTATATGAGCAAAACTGGCTAAATCTTAAAGAGGAAATAACTTCTTGA